The segment aatttcaaatacagattcaaccacaaagaccagggtattccaatgccttgcaaatcagggcacctattggtagattgtATTGGTAAAtataagcagacattgaatatccctttgagcatggtgaagttattaattacactttggacggtgtatcaatacacccagccaATACAAAGATAAAGGCGTCCTtcataactcagttgctggagaggaactcggggatttcaccatgaaggcAATGGTGAATTTACAACAGTTAgagtgtaatggctgtgataggagaaaactaaagatggatcaacaacattgtagttactcaacaATACTAGAAATGGAATGgagataagcacaggcaaaatcctagcgGCAAACTTGGTTCACTGCTTTcctccagacactgggagattaattcacctttcagcaggagaataacctaaaatacaaggccaaatctacactggagtttcttaccaagaagacagtgagtCTTAtggagtggccaagttacagttttgacttaaatctgcttgaaactctatggcaagacatgaaaatggttatctcgcaatgatcaacaaacaatttgacagagcttgaagactttttgaaagaaaagtgggcaaatattttacaatccagttgtgcaaagctcttacccagaaagactcactgctgtaaccacagccaaaggtgattcaatcatgtattgactcaggggtgtgaatacttttgtaaattagATTTCGGTATTTCAtcttcaatacatttgcaaaaatgtctaaaaacaagttttcactttgtcattaaagGGTATTGTTTGTAGCTGGGTGAGATAAATAAAATCCATTTAATCCATATTgaattccggctgtaacacaacaaaatgtgcaataagtcaaggggtaagaatacattctgaaggcactgtaaggtcCTTGGACGTGAATGAGTAACAATGTGGTAGTGAAACAAAGTGGGGCCAAGTCAAGGTCTTCTCACCATAATTGTGATAATACTTTACCATATACTCACGCGTAAGAAGTCACAAAGTATTTTGTGACCGTGTTATTAAGGTCCCCTGACTCTATGTTCCATTGATCCCCTCCATTCTTCATGATCTGCCAGCCATTGAATTTATCTGGAGAAAAGAGGGATTTGAATTGTTGGTTCTGGAGTTCACGACAGGATCCCCACCCCAACGTAGAGAATTTAGAAATTTGTCTGGTCTCGACTCTTACCCTCTGCTGCGGGGTTTTTGATAAGATTACGTCTCTTCTTACACAAGAAGTAAAATAAACGCCAGTCTTCAGGTAGTTTAGTGGCATCATGTGTCTGGTATCCCTCTCTTCGGCACCTCTCTCTCCAAAGAGAATCACTATCTACTACTTCTTTCCACTCATGACAGACCAGtcgacagacacacaccacctggTGTGGATGTACATTCAGCAGTATCTCCTCCAAGACTTCCAGAGGGAGCATAGGTAGCTTGCCATTGAACTGGAGAAGAGAATGGATGTTTTTGTTGACATGGGAGACTTTAGACAAATGATGTACAAACAGGTTTGGTGTCAATTCCAATTGAATTGGAAATTCCAATTCAATTCTTGAATTCAATTAAAAATGTCAACAATCTTTAAAGTTATGGAATTGGAATTAAATTGCATTagaccattttaaaaacattaaacCTTGGGAATCAACTTTAAATTCAGTATTTAAAAATGTCCCAGTTAAGGGAATTAATGCACATAGACAGGATTTGCAATGATTTGCAATCAGGATTTGCAATCATTTCAACTTGTATTTCTATATTTCCAGGATAGCTAAGCTGTCTGAACAGTGACATAGTCAGCCTGAAAGCCGGAGGGAATTGATTGAATAGTTAGGGATAATGTTGAATTGGGAATTGAATTATTGGAATGTACAAGGAGAGAGAATTTAATTTGTGCAAATAACCCCAACCCTGCAGGAGCCTAGATAGGTACACTTGCACTATTAAACCCACTTCCATCTTTGGATTCAAATAACAGGCAAACAATTATTACATTTTCTGCTATTTAAAGGGAAactaaaaaaaaacaactaattCAAGTAcctaaaatgttttgcatgtcagcagtcaagtttccaagatattggactttcaagaagcaaagcGTCACTTGCCACATCATTATGAATCATAAGTGTACCTATCTAGgcctactagaggtcgaccgattaatcggcatggccaattaattagggccgatttcaagtctTCATATCAATCGGTAttctgcatttttggacgccgattacattgcactacACGAGGAGaatgcgtggcaggctgaccacctgttacgcgagtgcagcaaggagccaaggtaagttgcgagctagcattaaacttatcttataaaaaacaatcttgAAACTAtaaatatcatcaaccatgtgtagttatctagcttgtcctgtgttgcatataatcaatagggtgtctgttaatttatcatcgaatcgcAGCCTACTTcgcaaacgggtgatgatttaacaagcgcattcgcgaaaaaaagcgatgtacctaaccataaacatcaatgcctttcttaaaatcaatacacaagttttttttttatgaacctgcatatttagttaatattgcctcctgacatgaatttcttttaactagggaaattgtgtcccttctcttgcgttctgtgcaagcaaaGTCAGGGTGTATGCAGCAGTTTGGGATGCCTGGCTAGTTGCGAATTGTGTGAAGACcttttcttcctaacaaagactgtaattcatttgccagaatgttacacaattatgacataacattgaaggatgtgcaatgtaacagcaatatttagacgtatggatgccacctgttcgagaaaatacggaacagttccttCCGTATTTCagtgaaagaataaacgttttgttttcgaaatgatagtttccgggtttgaccatattaatgacataaggctcgtatttctgtgtttattatattataattaagcctatgatttgacatttgatagagcagtctgagcggtggtaggcagcagcaggctcgtaagcattcattcaaacagcactttcctgcgtttgccagcagctcttcgatgtgtttcaagcattgcgctgtttatgactccTGAGATTAGCCTGGCACAACTAAAGTACCtaatagaacatccaatagtcaaaggtatatgaaatacaaatggtatagagagaaatagtcctataataaactacaacctaaaacttcttacctgggaatattgaagactcatgttaaaaaggaaccaccagctttcataagTTCTCATGTTCTgcgcaaggaacttaaacgttagctttgacacggcacatattgcacttttactttcttctccaacatgtTTCTCCATAatatttttgcattatttaaaccaaattgaacatgtttcattatttatttgagactaaattgatttttatttatctattacattaagttaaaataaaaagtgttcattcagtattgttgtaactgTCATcagtacaaatatatatatatatatttatttaaaatgtatttaaattggcatcagctttttttggtctgCCAGTAAATcgttatcggcgttgaaaaatcgtaatcggtcgacctctaaattATGATGATGCAAAATTCATAATGAAAAAAAAGACATTTGTTTGAGTGGATTTTTCCTTTAATGGTTTCAACCAGTTCATATCACCATTCCAGTTTTTATTTTAAGCCAATTAGATGTTTTATTATTAGTTTATATGTTACTGTAGGCTATCGGTTGCAGCGTGAGCACGTGTGGCGCGCATGGAACAGTGGTTATTATTTAAAAAACTGCTTATAAAACACAAATTCTGTTTATAATATAGAAATAATTACAACACATGTAGGTTAAATGGAACAGATGGGTATTTAACTTTAAAAAATGGCTCACTTGGGTCTTCTAGTGTTCAATAGCACAAAAATACCCCCTCTATACAGAAAGGAAATGAATATGGATCAATACAAATATTGTAGTATATAGTGTACATTTATACCACAGACCATTGGTTTCCAAATACTTGAGAGTAAATGTTGCTATTCTGTCTTTTTCACCATAAATCACTTCTGTAACATTAAGCCCATTATGCATTGAAACACATGAGAATAGTGTGTTGATATccctaacatttaaaaaaaaactgagcATAATTAGGATTTAAgttgttttaaaataaaatactcAAACTATAGTTCTGCATCTGTCCAACGGTTTGTTTACCAAGATGAAAAACTCTCTCCGAGGTATTTGGAGTGGACAGGTAGACATtcatgcagagagagaagaggatcaGGGTTGAAGGATATCAGGAATAGAAGACCTTAAAAGTAGTGAACAAAAATGGAAACAAATGTGGTACAAGATGACTATTGGACAACTACTCATTCACACCCGGGGCATTGTCATATTGTTGTCCCTCATTCATACAGGAGTTTCTACTTGTTGTTTCACCACATGTACCTTTGTAATATAGAGAgggattttaaaatgttttctgaCAGGCTTTAGGAAACGAGTTGAACTAATGAACAAGAATAATGGTACAGAAAACGTGAACCAGCTTTCAGATAATTAATTAAAAAGTTGTGTGTTATGGTCTTTGTGCAGATTTGATTAGAGTCTTCAAATCAAGCATTATTTATACAGtacagacatggaatgcaacacaATGCACTTCActaaatatttactacacaaggAGAGAAAACAAAAGAACAATAAAAACGGAAAGACTAAAAAGGACAAACAAACTAAAAAGCTGTGTTTTAAGATCTgttttaaatatgtccacagtttcagTCCCCCACAGGTTCTCTGGGTgactattccagaggctgggggcataattaCTAAAGACTGCCTCTCCATGCCTTGATTGAAGTCTGCAATGAGATTAATCAGGTGTCTACTGGTTGGCAAGAACAAAAGCCTGGGCCCAAATTGATCTCTGCGGATACGATTGGTCACCCCTTGTTATGAACGCCACAGTAATGATCAATTGATTTTTATAACCTTAAGGGAGATGATTAGAATTTACGCTTACATAAGAAATGTCAGTTTATACATTTTCAACATTTGGAGATGAATTCAAAATGATTATTTAAGAGGTGGGCTTATTTGGAACCTCCATGGGCTAAAAGGGTACATTCAGTACCCATTAAGCCCAGTCTGGACTTTTCATAGAAATATTTGATACAATTTCTCTCACATTAGAAAATGGTGTAAGTACGGTGATAAAACTACACAAGAGATTCATCTTTCATTTCCACTTCTTTACAAAAAAATGAGGGCTGTACACTGCAAAAAGTGAAATCTAAGCAAGTCTAAATATCTTATATTGAGTGATAATTCACTTCAAAAAAAAATCTTACCAAGCTAAAACATCATTGGCAGATCATTAGGCTTATTTTAACGCAAAAAATACACATGTtggtttttcctttattttgtcagttacttATATCTTGTGGAAGCTTCTGTAGCCTGGTGCCCTTGAGCAACCAAACCTATACTATTCGGTTTCACCAAAACAACATTTCCCTTCAGAGGCAGATCCAATATCTCTCGGAACAATAGTTACAATTTGTTGGGTTGAATGTTTCACTCGCTATCCAATAAGCATATAAAACATTTTTATCCAGGGTCTCATATTTTCTTCAATGGTAGTCCACAGACGGAAAATGGGAGACCCTggacaaaaacatgttttaaacgCTTATTTGACAGCGAACGACACATTCAAACCAATGAATTGTAAGTAATGTTCTTAGAGATCTTGGATACGCCTCTGTTGATGGGAAACATTATTTTGGTGAAAGTAAATAGTTTAGTGTTGGATGATCAAGGATGccgggggtgtattcattacaccgattctgttgcaaaatgttttgcaaaagaAACCGTTCACTCCAAACTCTGAGTTCTGTTTTGTTCTTTTtaacttaaaataaataaaatgtaccCCCTTTTTCTTGATATCCAAATGGATAGTTAcaatcttgtcccatcgctgcaactcccgtacacactcaggagaggagaaggtcaagagccatgcatcccccgaaacatgaccctgccaaaCTGCACTGCATCTTGACACATCGCTCGCTTAACCCAGCCtcaccaacgtgtcggaggaaacacagcaCAACTGATGACAAAGTCAGTGCGCATGTGCCCgtcccgccacaaggagtcgcttgagcgcgatgggacaaggacatcccggccaggCAAACCCTGGCCTGAACCCGTAAGACATTGGGCCAATTCTGcgggatcgaacctgggtctgtagtgacgcctcaagcactatgatggagaccgctgcgccactcgggaggctctGTTGGGAGGAACCCTGCAGACTTCATTCCACGTTAGTGCATGGAAGAATCAATCATTTATAGATGTGCAGCTTGAgccaaacaaacattgtagactATTCTGATTGGAATGGCAACGGGTGGAAACCATAGAATTAAAATGAACTACAACTTCTGTTTAAGAACCCAACAGCTTTTAATTCATGTTGAAGAGCATttgtttctgttgcaaaacgtttagcaacagACGAAAAGACTAaaggttttgcaacagaatcagaATAATGAATATAGACTCCAGGCTACGAAGCATCCGCAACGAGCCATCTGTAAACAGTGGCTCATTGCAGAACGAAGCAAGCTAGATAGTAGTGATGGGAAGTTCGACTTTACTGACTTCGGTATTTTCAACTTAGTCAAATGAACAAATCTTGACAAATTTCAATCATTTGATTCAGTAATgcccagagtgctcaggaccccCGTGTCCGCCAAACAATGAACTAAAAACGTAAcacagaacccaaaccggctgcgcgcgtgcgccatcgtgcatacatttattttgtccccccacaccaaacgtgatcacgacatgtaggttaaaatatcaaaacaaactctgaaccaattacattaatttggggacaggctGAAAAGCATAAAACATGCAtgtcaatttagctagctagcttgcacttgctagctaatttgttctgggatataaacatcgagttgttattttacctgaaatgcacaaggtcctctactctgacaattaatccacacacaaAATGGTCAACCGAATCCTTTCtagtcttctctcctccttccaggctttttcttctcgactttatattgcgattggcaactttcataaattaggtgcattaccaccaccgacCTCAGTTGTCTTTCAgccacccacgtgggtataaccaatgaggaaatggcacgtgggtacctgcttctataaaccaatgaggagatgggagaggcaggacttgcagcgcgatctgagtcagaaatagaactgatttctattttagcccttggcaacgcagacgctcgttggtgcTCGCGAGCAGTGGGGGATGCAAATATTGAACAACatagatttctaaatgtattttgcaagcggtgtagtcagcctgtaagactctccttcaccatagGGGACTTATTAGAGCTGTCATGTGTGACAGACTTACAAAAGTGTGCTTCAAACAATGTACATATGTGATTGCTAGGCCCACAAGTAAGATTATTTCATGATACCTTTGAAACAAGGTCTAGCTGCAGCTGCAACCTGACTAGATTGTGAACGACTCTTTAAGGAATGACTTGACTGCCGCAAGGAAGAGAAGCACATATTATTTGCGAACTGCAATGTCTACCATTTTGGGGGGTAGCGCTACTCCTTGTGCGCATGGGAAGTTGGAATATGTAAACCGCGTCTTCCTTTTCCCCAAAGCGGTTAAGACTGAACCACGCCCCGTTATTCAGAGAGGCATTCTACAATGCTTTGAGCGCTCTCCAAGTCCAGGAAGTAAATGTCACGTAACGCAAAGTTTCAGTCACTGATTAATAACACTTGCCCTTGCATTTCAAGATTGAACAATATAATAACAATGTCGTGGACAGATCTAGCCATTAACGCTCAAAGACAGATTCAATGGCTGTAGCATAGCGTATTCGACTGAATGATTAGCTAATAAATATTTGagaaatgaataagaatatgcgTTTACCTGATAATACACTACCAATGATAATGTAACTTCAAATACCGAGCTAGTAACGTTAAGTAGCCGAGGTAAACGTAGCTGACCTTCAAATGGGGGAATTCAGCAGAGTTCTGAGACATTTTTACAACTCATTGAAACTCAAAATAAATAGATGGGCAAATGTTACCAAACTTGATAATAAAACTATGTCGCCACCCTAACAATGGGATTCGTTGTCCACAGAGCAGAGCCGCGGGCTGTCAACCTCCAGCCTAgtcctttctttggattggtggatagaTCTCGTTATTGTaatttatttgtatatatatttgaTGAGGGGTGTTGACGTCAACCGTCTGTATTCAATGCTGATAGATGCTATGCTAGCCTCATGTCATGAATTAGAGACAACTCCAAAATAAAATTTGTTTTCTCAAAGTTGCTGGTATGTCACGTGTCCTTATatcaacacacaaaaaaaactcaCGTAGCAAATAATCCCTTAcatttttgttgaccaaatttgACACTCGTTGACCTAGCGAAAGAAACGAAATAACGCTGCCgtgtgagaagacagatttttgCCCCAGTCAcccctctcgcttcgcctcttcctctctgacggATGCGAAAATGGGTAGATTATGTTGAAAACGGTCGGACATCTTGGACAGTCTCCAGTTATCTTATATCTCAGTGACGCAATGAAAGACGGACGCGATGTCACAACAAAATACGTTCGGCTACATATattgtgaaattattttgatgtaATATAAAAGTATAGGGTTTTGTTGCTAGAACCGTACCGTATGTGGCTGTCAGTGTCAGCCAATTCGCCTCTAAACAGAACATGTAGTTAACTAAGGTTCTTTGAATAGAAGGATTAACGTTAGGATCCTTTAGTCCATTATTGTGCTAGGGTTTACTTACGTTTTCCAGGACCGAACTTGAGTCCGAATCGTTGCGTGTTTTATATAATTTACCCCACTTTGTTATCCTCTTCATACCGAAAAAGTGGTGTACATCTAACGTTAACACGGGAGTTAGACGTCAAACGAAATACGGAAGTAAAACGATAGCACGCAATTAGTACCACTTCCTTTTTAAACTACGAGGAACGAACAGGACAAAACGAAAAATAACACAACATTGAGTTGCCTATGTAGCTGTTGGTTGTTGAGTCATTCTGGCGCAAAAGCCTCAAAGTTCACAACAATATAGCGTCACCTGTTCTGGTGGTTCTAGTTAAATGGGTGCTTTCCAGAGCAACGTCAACATGATTGTAATCGATGCGCGCTTTGGATTCTGCGCTCTCTAATCTGAAATATCATGTTTAATCAATATGCTATTAACTGTGCTGGGCGTACATTTTTAATCTTTGGTCTTGGAGACACACTCATTTAATCAATACATTCTCCAAACAGAGATGGTCAAAAGGGGTACGAGATGGGAAGAACGACATATGATCAGAGACGGAAGAGGAAGCGAGACATCCCACTCCCTCATTTTTTCTTGTTCATATACATTAGACCAGACCACAGTTTATATCGCATAGCCACTCCGGAACCATGTTTTCAAGGATAATCGCttcatttatatttatattattataatatatttgGTATGATGACTCTTTTGATATACTGAGGGGCGACGACCGTCGACCGCCATCTTAGTTCAGGGCAATATCATGCCGAAAAGTTGTTCTGCATATAACTGTACCAATAGGTACAGCAAACATACAGATATTACTTTTCACAGGTTAGTTACATTGTTTGATTACAACGCAATGCAATTACCATATATA is part of the Oncorhynchus masou masou isolate Uvic2021 chromosome 33, UVic_Omas_1.1, whole genome shotgun sequence genome and harbors:
- the LOC135528244 gene encoding F-box only protein 6-like isoform X1, which translates into the protein MKRITKWGKLYKTRNDSDSSSVLENFNGKLPMLPLEVLEEILLNVHPHQVVCVCRLVCHEWKEVVDSDSLWRERCRREGYQTHDATKLPEDWRLFYFLCKKRRNLIKNPAAEDKFNGWQIMKNGGDQWNIESGDLNNTVTKYFVTSYATCMKSQLIDLEEEGYRPSLMDAFQPAIVISDWYAPRWDCGSEYEICVELLNQKKKPIRKFSPDAVIFQQWNDQKWNQMTHVFKNYGPGVRYIRFIHGGKDTQFWAGWYGIRVTNSSVEICPSVDR